The Pectobacterium parmentieri genome segment TGCTGGGGCTGAGTAAAGAAGAAGCCAAAGCGCGAGCAGACAAACTGCTGACGCGCCTGCGCCTTAATGACTTTGCCGATCGCTTTCCTCTTCATCTTTCTGGCGGACAGCAGCAGCGTGTCGCGATTGCGCGCGCACTGATGATGGAACCTCAGGTTCTGTTATTTGATGAACCCACTGCCGCTTTGGATCCAGAAATTACCGCGCAGGTCGTCAACATCATCCGTGAATTGACGCAAACCGGTATTACGCAGGTGATCGTGACCCACGAAGTCGAATTTGCTCGTAAGACGGCCAGTCGAGTCGTTTATATGGAAAATGGCCGCATCGTTGAACAAGGGGATGCAACGCACTTTACGCAGCCGCAGACGCCTGAATTCGCTGGTTATTTGTCACATTGATTACTATCAGGAAAATGATAATGAAAAAATTGATTGTCGCAGCCTTATTCGCCGCTGGTGCTGTCTCCGCTAACGCCGCAGACACTATTCGTTTTGCAACCGAAGCGTCCTACCCTCCGTTCGAGTTTGTCGATGCCAATAACCAGATTCAGGGTTTTGATATCGATCTGGCTAATGCACTGTGCAAAGAAATGCAGGCAAACTGCACGTTCAGCAATCAGGCTTTCGACAGCCTGATTCCAGGCCTCAAGTTCCGTCGTTTTGAAGCCGTTATCGCAGGGATGGATATTACCCCTGAACGTCAGCAGCAAGTGTCATTCTCTCAGCCTTACTATGATAATGCCGCCCTGTTTATCGCTCAGAAAGGGAAAGTTGCCGATGTCGCGGCGCTGACAGGCAAGCGCGTTGGCGTGCAAAATGGCACAACCCACCAGAAATACCTGATGGAAAAACACAGCGACATTAAAACTGTGCCTTACGATAGCTACCAGAATGCAGTACTGGATCTGAAAAATGGCCGTCTGGACGCAGTATTCGGTGACACTGCCGTGGTTAACGAATGGCTGAAGCAGAACGATACGCTGGCCTCCGTCGGTGAAAGCGTGACGGATAAAGGTTACTTCGGTATCGGCCTGGGTATCGCCGTGCGTCAGAATAACGATGAGCTGCTGAAAAAATTCAACGATGCGCTCAACAAAATCAAGCAGGATGGGACTTACGAGACCATCTACAAAAAATGGTTTCAGCAGTAATCTGACACTCAATGATTGAATTTCAACCTCTTGCAA includes the following:
- the artJ gene encoding arginine ABC transporter substrate-binding protein translates to MKKLIVAALFAAGAVSANAADTIRFATEASYPPFEFVDANNQIQGFDIDLANALCKEMQANCTFSNQAFDSLIPGLKFRRFEAVIAGMDITPERQQQVSFSQPYYDNAALFIAQKGKVADVAALTGKRVGVQNGTTHQKYLMEKHSDIKTVPYDSYQNAVLDLKNGRLDAVFGDTAVVNEWLKQNDTLASVGESVTDKGYFGIGLGIAVRQNNDELLKKFNDALNKIKQDGTYETIYKKWFQQ
- the artP gene encoding arginine ABC transporter ATP-binding protein ArtP, translated to MSIQLNGINCFYGTYQALFDITLECPAGETLVLLGPSGAGKSSLIRVLNLLEMPRSGTLSIAGNQFDFQHTPSDGAIRELRQNVGMVFQQYNLWPHLTVVQNLIEAPCRVLGLSKEEAKARADKLLTRLRLNDFADRFPLHLSGGQQQRVAIARALMMEPQVLLFDEPTAALDPEITAQVVNIIRELTQTGITQVIVTHEVEFARKTASRVVYMENGRIVEQGDATHFTQPQTPEFAGYLSH